The proteins below come from a single Amphiura filiformis chromosome 15, Afil_fr2py, whole genome shotgun sequence genomic window:
- the LOC140171048 gene encoding uncharacterized protein, with translation MCLRKILGVSRLDKIRNSIIRQSLDMNHAILNRVTQKRLRFFGHIQIMPNTMYPKILLEASILPQRPKGRPAKRWTDCIKTDSSTINLTSLVEAGRLATQRTTWQSIMTQMARQSDPPMPTP, from the coding sequence ATGTGTCTGAGAAAAATCCTGGGAGTATCTCGACTAGACAAAATTAGAAACTCAATCATCCGTCAATCACTAGATATGAACCACGCCATCTTAAACAGAGTAACTCAGAAACGACTGCGATTCTTTGGACACATCCAAATAATGCCAAACACAATGTATCCAAAAATCCTCCTGGAAGCAAGCATACTTCCACAACGACCAAAAGGAAGACCCGCAAAGAGATGGACGGATTGCATCAAGACAGACTCCTCAACCATTAACTTGACATCCCTGGTGGAAGCTGGAAGGCTAGCAACACAAAGAACAACCTGGCAAAGCATCATGACAcagatggcaaggcagagtgaTCCACCCATGCCGACgccttag